The sequence TCCGCTATCGCGGGCCTTCGGTGGTGACTGTGCACGATCTGTCGTGGGTGCGCCATCCCGAAACCCATCCGCCGGAACGGGTGCGGGCGTTGCAGACGATGCTGCCCAAAGTGTTGGCCAAGGCTGACCATATTCTGGTGGATTCGGAATTTGTGCGGGGCGAAGTGATGACGCATTACGGCATTTCCGGGGACCGCGTCAGTGCGGTTCTGCTGGGCGTTAAACCGGAATTTCGACCTGCCAGCGCGTTGTTATGCGATGCGGTCCTGACGCCTTTGCAGCTGACCTACGGACGCTATATTCTGGCAGTGGGAACGCTGGAACCACGGAAAAATCTGTCCAGCGTGTTGCAGGCGTTTGCGCTGTTGCCGGAAGCAGTGCGGCGGCATTACCCGCTGGTCATTGCGGGCGGAAAAGGGTGGGGAATGGCGCAATTTACTGCCGATGTGCGGCAGATGATTGAACGCGGGGAGGTGCGATTAACCGGTTATGTGGCGCAGGATGATTTGCCGCTGTTGTATGCCGGTGCGCGTATGTTGGTGTATCCGTCGTTGTATGAGGGCTTCGGCCTGCCGCCGCTTGAGGCGATGGCGAGCGGTGTGCCGGTGATCTCGTCGAACCGGGCGTCCATGCCTGAAGTGATTGGCACTGCGGGGGTTTTGCTGGAGCCGCTGGACGTCAACGCTATTTCAATCCAGATGCAACAGTTGATTGAGGATGTGGCCTACCATCAACGCTTATCGGTAGCGGGCCGCGCCCGGTCACTGGAATTCACCTGGCGTCAATGCGCGCTTGATACACTGGCTGTGTATCAAAAAGTATTGGCGTAAGGTGTTGGCGTAATCTGCGCTGAGTATATTAACTTGATGTTTGATTGAATTGATCGTCTCCTTCCGCTAGCGGGAGGAGGCGATTTTTTTATGCGCGCAGCGCGGAGACTATTCGGCGACCGTTTGGCTACTATTCGGCCACCATGGCCAGCCGTAGCTGTTCGGCGCTTTGTTGCCATGTCAGCCAGGGTAACGCATCGGAACGTGGGCTTTGGCCTTGCGCATGCAGTTGCAACCAGCGTTGCAGCGCCGCTGCTAATGCGGGCGCTGTTGATCCACTGAAGTAATAGGCATGGTCACCGGCGACCTCTCTGAAGACCGGTATGTCACGCGCAATAATCGGCAGCTGGTGTTGGGCCGCTTCGATCAGTGGCAAGCCAAAACCTTCGGCTTCGCTGGCGGCGAGCAGGGCGGTACAACCGGCATACACCTGCTCAAGATAGGCGTCGCTAATGCCGGGCAACCAGAACAGGTGCTTCCCTGCGCGCGGATGGTCAGCCAGTTGGGCCAGCAAAGCATCAACGCCCCAGCCCGGTTTGCCCACTAACACCAGATTGATATCCTGACCCGCTTCCCACAACTGCTCGAACGCTGCGAGGGCCTGGACATGGCCTTTGCGGGCTTCGATGGTGCCGACCATGAGCAGGCTCGGTCGGGCTTTCAATTGCGTCAGCACCAGATCGGCATTGTCGGGCAAGCCTGTACTCGGCTGGCTCTGCGCAATATCGGCTCCCAGATGGAAGTGTCTGATCTGGGGCTGCACGGCGGTCAGAAAGCGGCCGTGAATGGCCTGCCGGGTGTCGTCGGCGACGGCACCAGAAATACATAACAGGGTATCGGCCTGACGTGCCAGACCGGCTAGCCAATGGGTGAACGCATCGGGGATACCTTGCGCGCACCACTGCGGCGAGAGGATCGGGATCAGGTCATAAATGACGTAGCAGATTTTGACACCACGTTGGCGCATCTCAGCCAATACGGTTTCGATTTCTGGAAAAAGATGCGCACTGAGATCGAGGCCGAGGAAAATGTCACCTGCCTGCGGTTGAATAAATTCGCCGTCCCAATGCATGCTCAGGGCTGCGTTGGCGCTGCCAAAGTGGCCGGTGTAGCGATATTGTTCGCCTTTGTTGGCAACCACCGGACAGACTTGATAGCCGGGCGGTGGGACTTCGTGCCACGCTTGCAGGATGCTGCGCACCACGCGTTGAATACCGGTTTTGGCATCGCGCACGAATAACTCTGAGACATCGACAAATAGCGTGGGCTTGGGTGCGGGTGCCGGGATCGTGTGCTGGTCGATTTTACGGTCAATCAACAGGCCCTCAAGCGTGTTATTGAGTCGGGCGGAAATGTGCAGCCAGCTACGCGCTTGCAGCCATTCGTCCTGATGTTCCAGCTGGATGCGACATTTTTCGGGGTTGTTTTCCAGCTCGCGGATCGCCTTGGCAATATCTAGTTCGGTATTGCCTTGCATCTTCACCACGCAATTGCCGAGATCGGAGAATATCCGGAGCGGACTGACCAGCACCGGGCGGCGGGTGGCGAGGCCGACGGTGACGGCACCGCTCGCGCTTTCTTGCGTTTCTCCGTAGGGAAATACCACATAATTGCTGAGGGCCAGAATGGCGATACATTCTGCAATCGGATGAAAATCATTAATCCAGACAATCTGCTGAAAGACGCCCAACTGGCGCGCTAACAATTCATATTCTTTTAGCAGAGCGGTGCTGCGTTGGTCCATCAGCGCATTGAGCGCGATCAGGCGCACCCGTTTGCCGCTGGCGATAGTGAGCGGCACGAGGCTACGAATCAGGGTGTCAACGCCCTTGTGCGGCAGCAGAAAACCGAACGTGGCGATGACCAGTTCATCGGCATCAATCCCGAATGTGGCGCGGGTAGGGTTGATGCTACTTTTGTCGTCAAGCACATTGTGCTGATTGAGGTCATCGATGCTACTTAGGCTGCTTAAGTTACTGAGGTTACTCAGGTTGGCAATGTCGCGAGCAGGATCTGCCAGCGAAGTTGACGTCGGCTCCGCTGACGACGCGGCCACTCCCAGCGGCAATAACATGACATTCTCAGTCAAGCCTAATTGCAACAAATTGTTTAAATCATCAACGTGATGGACGATCAGGCGGTCTAGCTGTTTGAGGTTTGCGACATCCTCTTGCGTTAAGCGCAAGGTGCCCACCAGGGGCAGGGTGGAGTGCAGCTCCAGTAGCACCGTTATGCCTGATTGCGCAATGGTCTTCAAGCGCCGGGCTATTGAGCCGGAGAGATTGAAGAGGCTGGGTTGATGCTGTATCAGCAGCGCATCGACGCCGGTCCGCAAGGCGAGCGTCATACTGTGTAATAGCGTTTTTTCTTGCCCCAGCGCCCAGGTTACCTGTACGCCTGCCGTCTTTTTTATCGTCGATTCTGCGGTGCGGGTGTCGCAATAGATTTTTACATCCCACGCCGCCCATTGCGGTGCAGATAACAGGTGTTGCGTATATTCGGCAATGCCGCAGCGCGTTTGCCATGGACTAATCACGCCCAGACGTTTAGGTTGGGGCGATGCCAATCGGTCTTCGGCTGATTGACTTGCAAAGGTGTCGAGCATGTTCGCTGCATTGTGCAGTGCTGCGGCGGCATTGGCCCAGGTGTAAGTCTGGCGCACGTAACTGGCGGCTTGCGCGAGTTGTTGCAGCATTTCTGGCTTCGCAACGATGACCGCACGCCGGACCTCTTCGAGCATCCTCCCCAGTGCGGCACTATCGGGCTCTATCCAGCAGGCATCTGATGATCGGAGATGGCTGCGTGAAGTTTCGAAACGATAGGGGAGCAGAAATGCGGTTTCCAACGTACAGAAATCGCTTTGTCCGCCGTAACCACTGACAATCACGGGTAAGCCTAACGCCATCCCTTCTGCGGCTGCCAGGTTAAATCCTTCACCGCGTGTCGGTAGGACCAGTGCGTGCGCACTGCGATAGAGCGCTAGCATCTCGGCTGCGTTCAGATTGCTTTCATCAATGACCAGCAGCGGCACATCTGCGCGTCCGGCGGTGAGCGTTTTCCATTGCTGACGCACGGTGTTGTGCGGATTGGGAAAGGTTTTGATAACTAACTCAACCGTGTCCGCACTGGAATAACATGCCAGATAAGCGCGCAGCAGAATATCCACACCCTTGCGCTCGAACGCCGAGGATATATGTAAAAAGCGGAACGGCTGGTGTGGTGCTGGTGCGTTGATCTTTGCGACTGGGGTTGTCTCTGCGGTTGCATTCCTCGAATTATTAAGTCCGTGATCAAGTCCATTATCAAGAACGTGATCGATGCCTAATGGCATCAAAAAAATCGGGAGATCACAGCCGGAATTGCGCAATGCTTTCAAGACAAAACTGGACGCCACCAAGACCGCGTCGAAATGTTGGTTAATGTGCTTGATGGTTTCATACGGCACTGCGGTTTCTTCCCAGAAGAATACCGTCAGCCGATGCCGGGCAACTTGTTGGGGGTCAGTGATTAAGGGATAGTGATGCACAATCGATACGAGATTATCGGCATTCGGAGCGGGCGTTGCTGCCTGCTTGACCATGCTGAGCAATGCGCTCTTTTCTGAGACGGGAATATCGGACGGATCGGTATAGGCGCTGCCATGATAGGGTTGAAATGCCATGCGTCCGGGATGGGCTGCGTGCAGCGCCAGCGCCAGACCGCGATTAACCATCGCCAAACTATAATGCCCCTCGATATGGCCTACGAGGCGATAGGCGCGGGGAGAAGTTTGGGCCGCGTTGGCAGGCTGCGCTGAGGTGCATACGTCCGATTGCGCCGGTTTCAACAGGGCTAAATGGGGGTGCAGCCGATATGCAGCAGGGTTGAAGCGGACCATGGTTGCATCGGCTTGCAGGATAGGTGCTGGTGGTGCAGCATCGACCGGTGCAGCGGCTTGGTTACGCATGCGCGCCAATTTGTTGATGGCATGGATGCAGCGTTGACGCAGGCCGTGCTGCTGCAAGGCGATGCGCTGCAATCCCAGCCAGCGTATGGGGGCGGTGATGCGCCATGACGTACTGGCGAACAGGAGCGCGACAAATTGTGCATGTTGCGCTTGCATCAAGGTAACCGACAATTGCGCCGCTTGCGTCTTTGTTTGCGCCGCCAGTGCCTTCGCTTGCTCGGCTTCTATTTGTAGTTCACTTTCTAGTTGCGCCGCTTTTAGTGTCTTCAGATCGGCTCTTAGTCTGGTATCGGCCTGTGTTGCCGCTAGCGCCACCCTGTTTGCCTGGTCGACCGCCCGCTGGGTTCGTTCCAGTTCCAGCCTGACTTGTGCAAGATTGGCTTCACTGTGCTCGCCGCGCTGACGCGCGGCAACCAGGTCAACGCGTTCGAAGCCGTCAAATACATTCGGTGGATAGGTAAAAGCAGGTAACAGGTCCGCATGTTCCGCCGCAACATAGAAGCGGTTTAGTCCGTCGGCGTAGGCGCAGGTGTAGTTCTGCGTGGTCAGCAGATGCTCCCACTCTTGATACACTTCGAGGTCGGAGTCGGGCTGGATCGCTTCAATCACGACCACCCACGGACGGCATACCGAAAAATCGGTGCCAGCGAGGACTGCTGCTTCAAATCCCTCGACGTCGATCTTTAAAAAATGGACCTGGCCGGGTACGTGGCGGGCGAATATTTCGGTTAAGGTTCTCACCGCCACGGGCTGCAGGCGGCCGATCATGCCTTTGCTTTCGTGCAGCGCTATGGCTTTTGGGTCAAGCGTGGCCCACCCGCGAATATCACATTCCCACAACTGCAATTCACCTGCCGTTGCGCCTACCGCACATTGCAGGTTGAGATCGCGCGGACGTGCTGCTTGCAGCGCTGCGATATGTTCAGGTAATGGCTCGATATTGATTCCGTGCCAGCCGACATCGTAAAACGCTTTGGTGATGGAGTCGCTCTCGGGGTCATTGGCGCCGACGTCGATATAGAAGCCGTCTGAAATACCGCGGAATGCACGCTTGAGCATAACGTCTTCAAAATTCTGGGCATATGATATGAATGTCATGCCGTTACTGCTCCTGCTTCTGCTTTGGCCAACTGGGGATGTTCAATCCGAATCTCCGGATCGAGCCATGCACAGCCATCGAATAGCGCCTGGTTGACGTTGATGACGTTGAACAAAAGCGCCAGATCGCGCCACTCGTAGTTATTTACAAAATGGGTTTCGGTACTGACCAATGCCGTTTGAATGGAGTAGCTGCCGGTTCCCAGATTCATATTAAAATCAAACTCGAAGACCAGTTTTGCACCGGCCTCGACATGCTCAATCGCACGTTTTTTGAGATCAGTGTTGGTGCCGTAAATGACCTGACCGAGCCGGTCTTTAATGCCGTAACCCAGTACCAGGCGATCAATCGGTGCCTTCGTTTCGACTTCGACCCGTAAGGTCACGTGCTGTCCTACGTCGATGTATTCGATCCTTTCGCCGGCGCTGTTGAGCACCGCGATGTCGGTGACAAAGGCTTCACCGGTGCCGGAGACAGTCTGCAGTTTTCCGCTCTCGGTTTTGACTTGCTTGACCTGTTGATTTTGCTTGTCGGCCAGCAGTGCGTTGTAGAAATCCATGACTTCTTCGGGCGGACCTTCCATCGCTACTTTGCCAGCGTTGAGCAGAATGGCGCGGTCGCAGATACTCTGGATCGCGCCGCGATCATGACTGACGATCAGTAAGGTGGTGCCGAGGCTGCGGAAGGCGCGAATCCGTTCAAAGCTTTTATGCTGAAAATACACATCGCCGACGGACAATGCTTCATCAATGATCAGAATATCCGGTCGCACGGCGGTGGCAACAGCAAACGCCAGCCGCACCTGCATGCCGCTGGAGTAGACCCGCACCGGCTGATCAAGATAGTCGCCGATTTCTGCAAAGGCAGCGATCTCAGGCATCATGGCCACGATTTCTGCTGCTTGCAAGCCCAGCAACTGGCCGGCCATGATGGCGTTCTGGCGACCGGTGAAATCGGGATGAAAGCCCATACCGAGTTCGAGCATTGCTGCCACCCGACCACGCATCACCACCGATCCGGTTGACGGTTGGGTGGTCCCGGTAATCAATTTCAGCAAGGTGCTTTTGCCTGCGCCGTTGATGCCGATAATTCCCACCGCTTCGCCAGGTGAGACGGTGAAACTAATATCTTCCAGAATCCATTTGAGCTGATGATGGGCTTTTTTCCGGGGACTAAGCCATTCGTTGAGACGCGCCCAGCGGTTGGGATATTGGCGGTAGGCTTTGCCGACGTTTCGTACAATAATTGCGCTCATCAGAGTTCATCCACGATTTCGCCAGCGCGTTTGCGAAACAACAGCAAACCCGACCAGCATAATAATAATCCCAGTACCAGCACGGCACCTATCCGGTGCCATGAAGGCGCAGTGCCGTGCACCAAAATTCCCTGATAGGCGAGTGTTATGGGGGTCATCGGGTTAAGCAGCACCAGTTTTTGCGCCCACGCAGGGAGGGTGGATAACGGATACACAATCGGGGTTAACCAGAACCAGAATTGCAACACGATCATGAAGAGCTGCCCGACATCGCGGAAGAAGACGTTTAATACGCCTAAATTCATGCCGAGGCCGACTGCAAAGATCAATTGCACCAGCAATACGGGAATGAGCCAGAAGTAGACCAGGCCGGGGAAGTTTCCTGAAATCACGAGGAAGCCGGTGAACAGGCCAAAAATAATCGCAAACCCGGCACAAGCGCTGAGTACCACGGTGACCGGTAACGCGATCCGCGGGAAGCTGAGTTTTTTGAGCAGGTTGGCGTTGTCGATAAACATGTTTTGGCAACGTCCGACAATCTCGGTAAACAAGCCCCAGGTCAGCACCCCTGCGCACAGATAAATACTGTAACCAAAGGTTGACTCGACCCCCGCCATGCGGGTCCGCATGACGTTCGCAAAGATCAGCGTGTAGACCAAAATCTGGGCGAGCGGTTGTAGCACCAGCCAGGACGCGCCCAGCATCGAATTGCGGTAGCGTGATGCAAATTCGCGTTTGACGCTGCCGAGAATAAAACCTCGAAAGCGGTAAATTTCAGTCAAATAGGTTGGCATAAAAAAAAGAAGTTTTTATCATTAAATGGAACAGCCTCTATATCAGGGCTGCTAAGCTTGTTTCTCTATCATGCAAGCACCCTTGCGATTTTTGCGCTCTTTTTGCTGGCGAAGGAGCGGCTGCGAATCAACAGAGCGCGGCACGGTG is a genomic window of Glaciimonas sp. PAMC28666 containing:
- a CDS encoding ABC transporter permease, yielding MPTYLTEIYRFRGFILGSVKREFASRYRNSMLGASWLVLQPLAQILVYTLIFANVMRTRMAGVESTFGYSIYLCAGVLTWGLFTEIVGRCQNMFIDNANLLKKLSFPRIALPVTVVLSACAGFAIIFGLFTGFLVISGNFPGLVYFWLIPVLLVQLIFAVGLGMNLGVLNVFFRDVGQLFMIVLQFWFWLTPIVYPLSTLPAWAQKLVLLNPMTPITLAYQGILVHGTAPSWHRIGAVLVLGLLLCWSGLLLFRKRAGEIVDEL
- a CDS encoding glycosyltransferase family 1 protein, producing MSTKPVSSKVSDVQLAINAVALLSPLTGIGQYTYHLISELHQLLPRPPHLFYATSWSQELRTTPLPHLDAFKRLAKRFLPRARLLSRLVQQSHFSRGIKERGIELYHEPNFLAFRYRGPSVVTVHDLSWVRHPETHPPERVRALQTMLPKVLAKADHILVDSEFVRGEVMTHYGISGDRVSAVLLGVKPEFRPASALLCDAVLTPLQLTYGRYILAVGTLEPRKNLSSVLQAFALLPEAVRRHYPLVIAGGKGWGMAQFTADVRQMIERGEVRLTGYVAQDDLPLLYAGARMLVYPSLYEGFGLPPLEAMASGVPVISSNRASMPEVIGTAGVLLEPLDVNAISIQMQQLIEDVAYHQRLSVAGRARSLEFTWRQCALDTLAVYQKVLA
- a CDS encoding FkbM family methyltransferase; amino-acid sequence: MTFISYAQNFEDVMLKRAFRGISDGFYIDVGANDPESDSITKAFYDVGWHGINIEPLPEHIAALQAARPRDLNLQCAVGATAGELQLWECDIRGWATLDPKAIALHESKGMIGRLQPVAVRTLTEIFARHVPGQVHFLKIDVEGFEAAVLAGTDFSVCRPWVVVIEAIQPDSDLEVYQEWEHLLTTQNYTCAYADGLNRFYVAAEHADLLPAFTYPPNVFDGFERVDLVAARQRGEHSEANLAQVRLELERTQRAVDQANRVALAATQADTRLRADLKTLKAAQLESELQIEAEQAKALAAQTKTQAAQLSVTLMQAQHAQFVALLFASTSWRITAPIRWLGLQRIALQQHGLRQRCIHAINKLARMRNQAAAPVDAAPPAPILQADATMVRFNPAAYRLHPHLALLKPAQSDVCTSAQPANAAQTSPRAYRLVGHIEGHYSLAMVNRGLALALHAAHPGRMAFQPYHGSAYTDPSDIPVSEKSALLSMVKQAATPAPNADNLVSIVHHYPLITDPQQVARHRLTVFFWEETAVPYETIKHINQHFDAVLVASSFVLKALRNSGCDLPIFLMPLGIDHVLDNGLDHGLNNSRNATAETTPVAKINAPAPHQPFRFLHISSAFERKGVDILLRAYLACYSSADTVELVIKTFPNPHNTVRQQWKTLTAGRADVPLLVIDESNLNAAEMLALYRSAHALVLPTRGEGFNLAAAEGMALGLPVIVSGYGGQSDFCTLETAFLLPYRFETSRSHLRSSDACWIEPDSAALGRMLEEVRRAVIVAKPEMLQQLAQAASYVRQTYTWANAAAALHNAANMLDTFASQSAEDRLASPQPKRLGVISPWQTRCGIAEYTQHLLSAPQWAAWDVKIYCDTRTAESTIKKTAGVQVTWALGQEKTLLHSMTLALRTGVDALLIQHQPSLFNLSGSIARRLKTIAQSGITVLLELHSTLPLVGTLRLTQEDVANLKQLDRLIVHHVDDLNNLLQLGLTENVMLLPLGVAASSAEPTSTSLADPARDIANLSNLSNLSSLSSIDDLNQHNVLDDKSSINPTRATFGIDADELVIATFGFLLPHKGVDTLIRSLVPLTIASGKRVRLIALNALMDQRSTALLKEYELLARQLGVFQQIVWINDFHPIAECIAILALSNYVVFPYGETQESASGAVTVGLATRRPVLVSPLRIFSDLGNCVVKMQGNTELDIAKAIRELENNPEKCRIQLEHQDEWLQARSWLHISARLNNTLEGLLIDRKIDQHTIPAPAPKPTLFVDVSELFVRDAKTGIQRVVRSILQAWHEVPPPGYQVCPVVANKGEQYRYTGHFGSANAALSMHWDGEFIQPQAGDIFLGLDLSAHLFPEIETVLAEMRQRGVKICYVIYDLIPILSPQWCAQGIPDAFTHWLAGLARQADTLLCISGAVADDTRQAIHGRFLTAVQPQIRHFHLGADIAQSQPSTGLPDNADLVLTQLKARPSLLMVGTIEARKGHVQALAAFEQLWEAGQDINLVLVGKPGWGVDALLAQLADHPRAGKHLFWLPGISDAYLEQVYAGCTALLAASEAEGFGLPLIEAAQHQLPIIARDIPVFREVAGDHAYYFSGSTAPALAAALQRWLQLHAQGQSPRSDALPWLTWQQSAEQLRLAMVAE
- a CDS encoding ABC transporter ATP-binding protein → MSAIIVRNVGKAYRQYPNRWARLNEWLSPRKKAHHQLKWILEDISFTVSPGEAVGIIGINGAGKSTLLKLITGTTQPSTGSVVMRGRVAAMLELGMGFHPDFTGRQNAIMAGQLLGLQAAEIVAMMPEIAAFAEIGDYLDQPVRVYSSGMQVRLAFAVATAVRPDILIIDEALSVGDVYFQHKSFERIRAFRSLGTTLLIVSHDRGAIQSICDRAILLNAGKVAMEGPPEEVMDFYNALLADKQNQQVKQVKTESGKLQTVSGTGEAFVTDIAVLNSAGERIEYIDVGQHVTLRVEVETKAPIDRLVLGYGIKDRLGQVIYGTNTDLKKRAIEHVEAGAKLVFEFDFNMNLGTGSYSIQTALVSTETHFVNNYEWRDLALLFNVINVNQALFDGCAWLDPEIRIEHPQLAKAEAGAVTA